From Amia ocellicauda isolate fAmiCal2 chromosome 12, fAmiCal2.hap1, whole genome shotgun sequence, a single genomic window includes:
- the ankrd13d gene encoding ankyrin repeat domain-containing protein 13D produces the protein MAKEAYPLHYLVWHNQYIELDRELSKNKCDVEALDPRGRTPLQLAVSLGHLESSRVLLRHQADPTQTTSQGWTVLQEAVSTGDPELVQLVLQYRDYKRATERLAGIPELLNKLRRARDFYVEMKWEFTSWVPLVSKVCPSDVYRVWKSGSSLRVDTTLLGFEHMTWLKGRRSYIFKGGEGGAVVMEIDHDKQLVYTESLSLPLRDPEILLAAMTPSQDSVAQRLTAPVVSTHLDTKNIAFERNKSGIWGWRSEKSEFISGYEAKVYSASNVELVTRSRTEHLSDQDKNRSKGSKTPLQSFLGIAEQHVSHNGSQVSQCASPTNPSALTAEEYFSPDPTLPHRDIGRPLELSSKVQRFKATLWLSECHPLSLGEQVTPIIDLMAISNAHFAKLRDFITLRLPPGFPVKIEIPLFHVLNARVTFSNLCGCDEPVSSVTVCPPPEESDADAGGTPPPLQCEVDPSVFEPPPEYTTLGAGRSEPMRDEDDNLLQFAIQQSLLDAGTESDQVTIWEALTNTRPVSQGHLYEEDSQLERAIQESLSLSLAGGNGGGGRGVASTVTSTTEGEESIDEGVEPPHSAPPPTLPLSPSDPARSPPSYSSLSDPSYPPRVSGAFAVATSFDEQLRIAMELSCREQEEQDRRRREEEEELERILQLSLTEK, from the exons ATGGCCAAGGAGGCTTATCCGCTGCACTATCTCGTCTGGCACAACCAGTACATAGAACTGGACCGGGAGCTGTCGAAAAACAAA tgtgatgTGGAGGCTCTGGATCCTCGGGGCCGCACCCCCCTGCAGCTGGCGGTCAGCCTGGGGCACCTGGAGAGTAGCCGTGTCCTGCTGAGGCACCAGGCCGACCCAACACAGACCACCTCGCAGGGCTGGACCG tgctgcagGAGGCGGTCAGTACAGGTGACCCAGAGCTGGTCCAGCTGGTGCTGCAGTACAGAGACTACAAGAGAGCCACTGAGAGGCTGGCCGGCATCCCAGAGCTACTGAACAAACTGCGCAGG gCACGTGATTTCTACGTGGAGATGAAGTGGGAGTTCACCAGCTGGG tgcccCTGGTATCTAAAGTGTGCCCCAGTGATGTGTACCGCGTGTGGAAGAGTGGCTCCAGTCTCAGGGTGGACACCACGCTACTTGGGTTCGAGCATATGACCTGGCTGAAGGGCAGACGCAGCTACATCTTCAAAGGAGGAg aggGCGGTGCTGTGGTGATGGAGATTGACCATGACAAGCAGCTGGTGTACACAGAGTCCCTGTCTCTGCCCCTCCGTGACCCTGAGATCTTGCTGGCCGCCATGACGCCCAGCCAGGACAGTGTGGCCCAGAGACTGACCGCACCTGTGGTCAGCACACACCTGGACACCAAGAACATCGCCTTCGAGAG gAATAAGTCGGGTATCTGGGGCTGGCGCTCGGAGAAGTCTGAGTTTATCAGTGGATACGAAGCcaag GTGTACAGCGCCAGTAACGTTGAGCTGGTGACCCGATCGCGAACAGAACATCTGTCTGACCAGGACAAGAACCGCAGCAAAG gcTCCAAGACTCCCCTCCAGTCTTTCCTGGGAATTGCAGAGCAGCACGTTTCTCACAATGGG AGTCAGGTGTCTCAGTGTGCCAGCCCCACTAACCCCAGCGCCCTGACTGCGGAAGAGTACTTTAGCCCTGACCCCACGCTGCCTCACCGGGATATCGGCCGTCCCTTGGAGCTCAGCAGCAAAGTGCAgag gttcaAGGCCACTCTGTGGCTCAGTGAGTGTCACCCCCTGTCTCTGGGGGAGCAGGTGACCCCCATCATTGACCTCATGGCCATCTCCAATGCCCACTTCGCCAAGCTGAGGGACTTCATCACCCTGAGGCTGCCCCCCGGCTTCCCTGTCAAGATCG agatcCCCCTGTTCCATGTGCTCAATGCCAGGGTGACCTTTAGTAACTTGTGTGGTTGTGATGAGCCGGTCAGCTCCGTCACTGTCTGCCCCCCGCCAGAAGAGAGTGACGCAGACGCAG GTGGTACCCCCCCACCACTGCAGTGCGAGGTGGACCCCTCGGTGTTTGAGCCTCCCCCAGAATACACCACGCTCGGCGCGGGCCGCAGCGAGCCAATGAGAGACGAGGATGACAACCTGCTGCAGTTCGCCATCCAGCAGAGCCTGTTGGACGCAGGGACTGAGAGTGACCAG gtgactatCTGGGAGGCTCTAACTAACACTCGGCCCGTCTCTCAGGGTCACCTGTATGAGGAGGACAGTCAACTGGAGAG ggccaTACAggagtccctctctctctctctggcaggAGGTAATGGCGGTGGGGGGCGGGgtgtggccagcacagtcacatCCACAACTGAAGGGGAGGAGTCAATCGATGAAGGGGTGGAGCCTCCTCACTCTGCCCCACCCCCGACTCTCCCCCTGTCCCCCTCTGACCCTGCCCGCTCCCCGCCCTCCTACAGCTCATTGTCTGACCCCAGCTACCCCCCCAGGGTGTCTGGGGCCTTTGCTGTGGCAACCAGCTTCGACGAGCAGCTCCGTATCGCCATGGAGCTCTCCTGCCGGGAACAGGAAGAGCAGGACAGGAGGaggcgggaggaggaggaggagctggagagGATACTACAGCTGTCACTCACTGAGAAGTAG